The Paenibacillus uliginis N3/975 genome has a window encoding:
- the ahrC gene encoding transcriptional regulator AhrC/ArgR — protein MKGQRHIKIRDIITHQEIETQDDLVEALRTEGFQVTQATVSRDIKELLLIKVPMDDGRYKYSMPTDQRYNPVQKLKRALIDNFVHIDRTGNLVVMKCLPGTANSVAVLLDNMEWSHIMGTICGDDTILLICRTEDDSEMVVSQIMGFIS, from the coding sequence ATGAAGGGACAACGACATATTAAAATTCGGGATATTATTACCCATCAGGAAATCGAAACGCAAGATGATTTGGTTGAAGCGCTGAGGACCGAGGGCTTTCAAGTGACACAAGCAACCGTATCAAGAGATATTAAGGAATTGCTGCTTATTAAAGTGCCCATGGACGATGGGCGATACAAATATTCCATGCCGACAGACCAGCGCTATAATCCGGTTCAAAAGTTGAAACGTGCTCTCATTGACAACTTTGTACACATCGATCGTACAGGCAATCTGGTCGTCATGAAGTGTCTGCCCGGAACTGCTAATTCCGTTGCCGTACTGTTGGACAATATGGAATGGTCGCATATTATGGGGACCATATGCGGCGATGATACGATCTTGTTGATCTGCCGTACGGAAGATGATAGTGAGATGGTCGTTTCGCAGATTATGGGATTTATATCGTAA
- a CDS encoding TlyA family RNA methyltransferase codes for MDSTQKERIDVLLVEQGFYESREKAKAAIMAGLVYSGSERIEKAGMKIPRSSELRVKGSVHPYVSRGGLKLEKALKTFGIDMTGRTMLDIGSSTGGFTDCALQHGAEYVYAIDVGYNQLDWSLRNDDRVCVMERTNFRYMTPDDLLGPIPNFASIDVSFISLRIILPPLMALLQKPADVAALIKPQFEAGREKVGKSGVVRDPKVHREVLTHVLTFAHQLGFELKGLTFSPITGGEGNIEFLAHWRIMPESQAQSEEPGNALEQVPDQLGQWIDSTVQQAAHTFTGNSSK; via the coding sequence ATGGATTCGACACAAAAAGAACGCATTGACGTCCTGCTCGTGGAGCAGGGCTTTTACGAAAGCCGGGAGAAAGCCAAGGCGGCCATCATGGCTGGCCTCGTGTACTCCGGAAGTGAGCGTATTGAAAAGGCTGGTATGAAAATACCTAGATCGTCGGAACTTAGGGTAAAAGGATCGGTTCATCCGTATGTAAGCCGAGGCGGGTTGAAGCTTGAAAAAGCACTAAAGACGTTCGGTATCGACATGACAGGACGGACGATGCTGGACATTGGATCATCAACGGGTGGTTTTACGGATTGTGCGCTGCAGCACGGGGCAGAATACGTATATGCCATTGATGTTGGTTATAATCAGCTGGACTGGTCACTTCGAAACGATGATCGAGTCTGTGTCATGGAGCGGACTAATTTCCGATATATGACACCCGATGATCTGCTGGGTCCGATTCCGAATTTTGCCAGTATTGACGTATCCTTTATCTCGCTTCGGATTATTCTACCGCCGCTCATGGCGCTGCTACAAAAGCCTGCGGATGTTGCAGCATTAATCAAGCCGCAATTTGAGGCAGGTCGGGAAAAGGTTGGTAAATCCGGGGTTGTAAGAGATCCTAAAGTACACCGTGAAGTTCTTACCCATGTGCTTACTTTTGCTCATCAATTAGGGTTTGAGTTAAAAGGACTTACCTTCTCACCCATAACCGGGGGAGAAGGGAATATAGAATTTCTGGCTCACTGGCGAATTATGCCGGAGAGTCAAGCCCAATCGGAAGAACCGGGGAATGCTTTAGAACAAGTCCCGGATCAGTTGGGCCAATGGATTGACAGTACTGTACAGCAGGCGGCTCATACATTTACGGGAAACTCATCAAAGTGA
- the dxs gene encoding 1-deoxy-D-xylulose-5-phosphate synthase, translated as MLLPNIKHPDQIKKLSVGELADLAGEIRQFLIEKLSVTGGHLASNLGVVELTLALHYCFESPRDKMIYDVGHQAYVHKILTGRMDQFDTLRKHKGLCGFVKRAESEHDVWEAGHSSTSLSAAMGMALARDLKGENNRVIAMIGDGALTGGMAFEALNHIGHEKKKLMVVLNDNEMSIAPNVGAMHNYLSKIRSDRHYLRAKDEVESLLKKIPAIGDKLAKTAERMKDSLKYMMVPGVLFEELGFTYLGPVDGHDLSKLIDTLRQADNVDGPVLIHAVTTKGKGYRPAESDSHKWHGISPYKIESGQVLKAVGNPMYTEIFGQTLVELGEQDKRIVAVTPAMPGGSGLIPFSEKFPERMIDVGIAEQHAATMCAALAMEGMKPVYAVYSTFMQRAYDQIVHDICRHNANVMFAIDRAGFVGPDGETHQGVYDIAFMRHIPNIVLMMPKDENELRHMMKTALEYNDGPIAYRYPRINVAGVTMDKELVPIPIGKWEMVRSGEGCAILAMGPMVQLAEEAADMLKREGIQVQIVNARFLKPLDEEMLSKLAASGTAMVVLEEASQAGSLGSAVLEFFAAQGTHNAVVSLMGIEDRFIEHGSIKEQRTEVGLTTEAVCAEIRGLISSSSTSAGKRSFSS; from the coding sequence GTGCTGCTTCCGAATATTAAACATCCAGATCAAATAAAAAAACTATCAGTTGGCGAATTAGCTGATCTTGCAGGAGAAATCCGTCAGTTTCTGATTGAGAAGCTATCTGTCACGGGTGGACATCTCGCATCCAATTTGGGAGTGGTTGAGCTCACGCTGGCCTTGCATTATTGTTTCGAAAGTCCACGGGACAAGATGATATACGACGTGGGTCATCAAGCTTATGTTCATAAAATTTTGACTGGTCGAATGGACCAATTCGATACATTGCGGAAACATAAAGGATTGTGCGGTTTCGTTAAACGAGCCGAAAGTGAACATGATGTCTGGGAAGCCGGACACAGCAGCACATCCTTGTCGGCAGCTATGGGAATGGCGCTGGCGCGTGATTTGAAAGGTGAGAACAATCGTGTCATCGCCATGATTGGAGATGGCGCATTGACCGGAGGAATGGCTTTCGAAGCACTCAATCATATCGGTCACGAGAAGAAGAAGCTGATGGTCGTGCTGAACGACAATGAAATGTCGATTGCACCTAATGTAGGTGCCATGCACAATTATTTGAGCAAAATCCGTTCTGATCGGCACTACCTTCGGGCTAAAGATGAGGTCGAGAGCCTGCTTAAGAAAATTCCGGCCATCGGCGACAAACTCGCAAAGACAGCTGAGAGGATGAAAGACAGTCTTAAATACATGATGGTACCTGGCGTTCTGTTTGAAGAGCTCGGATTTACGTATCTGGGACCTGTTGACGGGCATGATCTAAGCAAACTGATCGACACCTTACGTCAGGCTGACAATGTCGATGGTCCAGTACTGATTCATGCGGTTACAACCAAAGGCAAAGGCTACCGTCCTGCAGAATCCGATTCCCATAAGTGGCACGGTATTTCGCCCTATAAGATTGAATCTGGCCAAGTATTAAAGGCAGTCGGCAATCCAATGTATACAGAGATATTCGGTCAGACATTGGTAGAGCTCGGGGAGCAGGACAAGCGGATTGTAGCTGTAACCCCAGCTATGCCGGGCGGATCGGGCTTGATTCCATTCAGCGAGAAGTTCCCGGAGCGCATGATCGATGTAGGGATAGCCGAACAGCATGCTGCAACCATGTGTGCAGCACTTGCCATGGAAGGAATGAAACCGGTATACGCCGTGTATTCCACGTTCATGCAGCGTGCCTATGATCAGATCGTCCATGACATATGCCGTCATAATGCAAACGTGATGTTTGCGATTGACCGTGCAGGTTTTGTCGGTCCGGATGGAGAAACTCATCAGGGCGTATATGATATTGCATTTATGCGCCATATCCCCAATATTGTACTGATGATGCCGAAAGACGAGAACGAACTGCGTCATATGATGAAGACGGCGCTTGAATACAACGATGGGCCGATTGCCTATCGTTATCCGCGAATCAATGTAGCCGGCGTCACCATGGATAAAGAGCTCGTGCCTATCCCAATCGGAAAATGGGAGATGGTTCGTTCCGGGGAAGGTTGTGCCATTCTGGCAATGGGTCCGATGGTCCAACTGGCTGAAGAAGCGGCAGATATGCTGAAACGCGAAGGAATCCAGGTCCAAATCGTAAATGCCCGGTTCTTAAAGCCTTTAGATGAAGAAATGCTGAGCAAATTGGCAGCTTCGGGTACCGCTATGGTCGTGCTGGAAGAGGCATCCCAAGCGGGAAGCCTTGGAAGTGCTGTATTAGAATTTTTTGCGGCTCAGGGAACCCATAATGCAGTCGTATCACTTATGGGAATTGAGGACCGCTTTATCGAGCATGGAAGCATCAAGGAACAGCGGACTGAGGTAGGCTTGACCACTGAGGCGGTATGCGCTGAAATCCGGGGGTTAATCTCTTCCAGCTCAACGTCGGCAGGCAAGAGAAGCTTCTCGTCCTAA
- a CDS encoding polyprenyl synthetase family protein, protein MNEISDIVSTALSDVLPKEWDIPSSLKEAMNYSLMAGGKRLRPLLVIAACEAGGGTREAALPVACAVEMVHTYSLVHDDLPAMDNDDFRRGKPTNHKVFGEAAAILAGDALLTHAFYSVIQASRKHGIPAERVLSIVEDLAVYAGPRGMVGGQVADMEGEQGLTSLEQLEYIHLHKTSDLIMFSLIAGGRIAGVTDEQLDALRTYGHHIGLAFQIQDDILDLTGDETKLGKKTQSDVKQQKVTYPYFIGLEASKEEVERLTSEAKAVVTGAGFADPLRLIEIADFLKSRDH, encoded by the coding sequence ATGAATGAGATAAGTGATATAGTCTCTACAGCACTGTCCGATGTTTTGCCTAAGGAATGGGATATACCTTCCAGTCTTAAGGAAGCGATGAACTACTCATTAATGGCTGGCGGCAAACGGCTGCGTCCTTTACTGGTCATTGCCGCCTGTGAGGCAGGTGGAGGAACCCGAGAGGCAGCTCTTCCGGTAGCGTGTGCAGTTGAAATGGTACATACGTACTCTTTGGTGCATGATGATCTTCCTGCGATGGACAATGATGATTTTCGGCGCGGGAAACCTACGAATCATAAGGTGTTTGGAGAAGCAGCTGCGATACTTGCTGGGGATGCTCTGCTAACACATGCGTTTTACAGTGTGATTCAAGCGAGCCGTAAGCATGGCATTCCTGCAGAGCGTGTGTTGTCGATTGTGGAAGACCTTGCCGTATATGCAGGTCCCCGGGGAATGGTTGGCGGACAGGTCGCTGATATGGAAGGGGAACAGGGCTTAACAAGCTTGGAGCAACTGGAATACATCCATCTCCACAAGACAAGTGATTTAATTATGTTTTCCCTGATCGCTGGAGGAAGGATAGCCGGGGTAACAGACGAGCAATTGGATGCGCTCCGAACTTATGGACATCATATAGGTCTGGCTTTTCAGATTCAGGACGATATTCTTGATCTGACAGGGGATGAAACCAAGCTGGGGAAAAAGACACAGAGTGATGTTAAACAGCAGAAGGTGACTTATCCTTACTTTATCGGTTTGGAGGCATCGAAGGAGGAGGTCGAGCGTCTGACGTCTGAGGCGAAGGCGGTTGTTACAGGCGCTGGGTTTGCTGATCCTCTTCGACTGATCGAGATTGCGGATTTTCTTAAGTCTCGGGATCACTGA
- the xseB gene encoding exodeoxyribonuclease VII small subunit, producing MTNETEMSFEEAMTQLETIVGQLEDGDVPLEKAIDLYQKGMRLSQMCSQKLEQVEQKIEMIVEEGGELKRRPFGNMLDETGENGE from the coding sequence GTGACGAATGAAACGGAAATGAGCTTTGAAGAAGCAATGACTCAGCTGGAAACGATCGTCGGTCAGCTGGAAGATGGCGACGTACCTTTGGAAAAAGCCATTGATTTATATCAAAAAGGAATGCGCTTATCCCAAATGTGCAGTCAAAAATTAGAACAAGTGGAGCAGAAAATTGAAATGATCGTTGAGGAGGGCGGAGAGTTGAAACGTCGTCCTTTCGGCAATATGCTTGACGAAACGGGTGAGAATGGTGAATAA
- the xseA gene encoding exodeoxyribonuclease VII large subunit yields the protein MKSVDQQHVLSVKDLNRYIRMKMEGDSRLSDVWIRGEISNFTHHSSGHMYFTLKDEGSRIRAIMFAAHNQRLPFIPKEGSRVIARGNVSVYERDGQYQFYALHMQPDGIGSLYLAYEQLKKKLEEEGLFAAERKRPLPLFPRTVGVITSPTGAAVRDIMITIKRRYPQVRVILYPVLVQGKGAAPAIVKAIRSMNEMGEADVLIVGRGGGSLEELWAFNEEIVARALYQSMIPVISAVGHETDFTIADFVADLRAATPTAAAELAVPNASEVKARLNQLERQLQQGLQQRLGRSRERLAALRRSPVLVYPRRYMLQHAERLDMLKIRLQGALRTNISLSRQRQASLKQGLIRFNPQVQVESASRRWDGAHRQLTAAMQSLMRGKIQHLQSEIRHLDALSPLKVMSRGYSLVYDEQERRLIKSLNDVQPGDLVNVKVSDGRLQCQVWGMKEDDNRDE from the coding sequence ATGAAGTCTGTAGATCAACAACATGTCTTATCCGTGAAGGATCTGAACCGTTACATCCGGATGAAGATGGAGGGCGATTCTCGGTTGTCGGACGTGTGGATTCGGGGTGAGATATCGAACTTCACCCATCACTCCAGCGGCCATATGTACTTTACGCTTAAGGATGAAGGCAGCCGGATCCGCGCCATCATGTTTGCGGCTCACAACCAGAGGCTGCCGTTTATACCGAAAGAAGGTTCCCGTGTCATAGCCCGTGGAAACGTGTCTGTGTATGAGCGTGATGGACAGTATCAGTTCTATGCGCTACATATGCAGCCTGACGGTATCGGAAGTCTCTATCTCGCTTATGAACAGCTAAAGAAGAAGCTGGAGGAAGAAGGGTTGTTTGCAGCTGAGCGTAAACGGCCGCTTCCTTTGTTCCCGCGTACTGTTGGGGTGATTACATCACCGACCGGAGCAGCAGTCCGAGATATTATGATTACGATCAAGAGACGTTATCCTCAGGTACGGGTCATCTTGTATCCGGTATTAGTGCAAGGCAAAGGTGCTGCACCTGCGATTGTTAAAGCGATTCGGTCGATGAATGAGATGGGAGAAGCGGATGTGCTTATTGTAGGCCGGGGCGGAGGCTCTCTTGAGGAGCTGTGGGCTTTTAACGAAGAAATCGTGGCTCGGGCTTTATATCAGTCCATGATTCCGGTTATTTCGGCTGTTGGACATGAAACAGACTTTACGATTGCGGATTTTGTTGCTGATCTCCGTGCTGCAACTCCAACGGCCGCTGCCGAACTTGCAGTTCCGAATGCCTCTGAGGTCAAGGCACGCCTTAATCAGCTTGAACGCCAGCTTCAGCAAGGATTGCAGCAGCGCTTGGGACGGAGCAGGGAACGACTGGCTGCACTACGGCGCTCCCCTGTACTTGTTTATCCACGAAGGTATATGCTACAGCATGCGGAACGTCTGGATATGCTGAAAATACGCCTTCAAGGGGCGTTGCGAACGAATATTTCACTAAGCCGTCAGCGGCAAGCATCACTGAAGCAAGGTCTGATTCGCTTTAATCCGCAGGTGCAGGTGGAATCAGCCTCCCGTCGGTGGGATGGTGCTCACCGTCAGCTGACAGCTGCCATGCAATCGCTTATGCGCGGGAAAATCCAGCATCTACAGTCAGAGATAAGACATTTGGATGCACTGAGTCCGCTTAAAGTTATGTCACGCGGATATAGTCTCGTATATGATGAGCAGGAACGCAGATTAATCAAATCATTAAATGATGTACAACCAGGAGATCTGGTGAATGTGAAAGTTAGTGATGGCCGACTGCAGTGTCAAGTGTGGGGAATGAAGGAGGATGACAATCGTGACGAATGA